The stretch of DNA TTCGAGAGATAATGAAAAGGGAGCAAATTACACGACCAGCTTCAATTCATGACTCCATTTCAGCGAATATAGCAGATCATTATCAATTCGAATTAGGAATGTTTGCAGGCTCTATTGCGTCTGCGACAGTTTTGGGAGCTCCTGATTATATTTTGTTAACTATGGATGAATTTGCTGACCAAATACGAAAAATCACAAGATATTCTAAATTAGCTGTTCTCGCTGATGCTGATCATGGTTATGGAAATGCAATGAATATTTCTAGAACTACTGAAGAGCTTGAAAATGCCGGTATTTCTGCATTTACTATAGAAGATACCCAATTACCTCTACCTTATGATGCTTCAAATAGTAATAAATTAATTGATTCTAATGAAATGGTAGGCAAGATAAAAGCTGCATTAAGTACAAGGCAGGATAGTACTATGTCCATTATTGCAAGGACTAGTGCAATAAATTTTGTAGGCATAGATGAAGCAATCAAAAGGGTAAAGAAATATTCCCAATTAGGTATAGATGGGATATTTCTTACTGGTGTTGATTCTGTGGATACTTTAGCTGCAATTTCTTCTGTCACTAACCAACCATTAATATTGGGTAGCGCTCCTTCTTTTGAAAAAGTTTCAGAAGAGGATTTGGCTAAAAAATATAATGTAAGAATAATTTTAGCTGGCCATGCGCATTTTTATGCAGCTATGAAATCACTTTATGATAGCTATGGTAAACAGGCCAATGGCCAATACACTGAGATTGAAGTTTTAGACCAAGATAAGATTGATTTATTTACTAGAAAACAGTATTACGACACGATTACTAAAGAACTAATGTAATATATATGTGGAATAGAATTCAAACTCCATAATTTTATTGACATATTAAGTATAAAAAATTAGTCTTAAGATTAGCTTTTAAATTGAAATTTTATTTGTTAAGGTTTTAAAATGCGTGGATATATTATAAAAAGATTATTACTTGGTATACCTACAATATTGGGAGCAATGCTACTAATATTTACAATTATGCGGGTAATTCCAGGTGATGTTGCAGTTCTTATTGCTGTGGGTGGTAGTGAAGGTGAAGAAGTTGTTGCCGAGGAAAAAGTAGAAAAAATACGAGTTCAGTTAGGTTTAGATAGACCTGTTTATGAACAATTTGGTGAATGGGTATGGCAGGTCGCAACATGGGATTTGGGAGACAGTTTTATTTTACGGCAGCCTGTTACAGAGATGTTGGCGCGCAAATTACCCATGACATTGCAGCTAGGTCTTATGGCCTTATTGCTCTCATGGATTATCGCTATTCCTATTGGTATTTTAAGTGCAGTTAAGCAAGATACTCCATTGGATTATATCCCGAGATTCATAAGTATTATAGGTTTAGCTATCCCAAATTTTTGGTTGGGTATTTTAATTTTAACATTTGCCGCAGCTTGGTTTAATTGGTTTCCTCCAATAATTTATCAAACCCCCTGGGACGATCCAGTAGTAAATATGACGCAATTATTTTTTCCTTGTTTGGTATTAGGAGCTTCACAGGCTGCTATTCAAGTTAGAATGATGCGAACAACAATGCTAGAGGTACTTCGTGAAGATTATATCCGAACAGCTAATGCTAAAGGTTTAAAGAAAATTAGTGTTCTTTGGCGTCATGCTATGAAAAATGCCTTAATACCAGTAGTTACAATTTCAGGCAGTCAATTAGCTAATTTGATTGGTGGAGCATTGGTAACAGAAACGGTATTTAATTTGCCAGGAATTGGTGCTGCAACAGTAGACGCAGTAAGACTAAGAGATTATCCAGTAATACAAAATTTTGTGTTAATTATTACTACGGGACATGTCGTGGTAAATTTATTCATAGATCTCCTATACGGCTGGCTTAATCCAAGGATACGTTATTCATAAAGTATAAGAATATTAGGTTTATATATGTCGATAAATGCAAAAACATCAGAACAAGAAATCGGAATCGAGTTTAAGGTTTCAAAATTTAAATTGTGGAGACAAGGCTTTATAAGGTTTTGTAAAAATAAGCCTTTTGGGGCAGTTGGTGGATTTATAGTGTTTGCAGTGGTTGTAATTGCAGGCATTTCATATATAGAAGAATTGATAAACGATTGGTTTATTGATCCAAGTAAGGGAGAAGAATATTTCAAAATAATTTCACTCCATGATCCTCTCTATATGAATATTTTTCAAAAATTTGATGCTCCATCTTGGAAATATTGGTTAGGTACAGATGAGTTTGGAAGAGATTTGCTAAGCATGACAATAGCAGGCTCTCAGATTTCAGTTTATGTAGGTTTTGTTTCTGTTGTTATCGGTACAGGTATAGGTGCCTTTTGGGGTTTAATTAGTGCATATTTAGGTGGTTGGTTTGATTTAATCAGCCAACGTTTTGTTGATATAATGCAAAGTATCCCAACTCTAGCTTTTGCTTTGGTTATAATTGCATCTTTTGGTTCTAGTTTAAACAATGTGGTTTTAGCTATCAGTATTGGTTTAATTGGTGGCTCAGTTAGAGTGGTAAGAGCTCAAGCTTTATCAATTAGAAATACAACATATATTGAATCTGCGTATTCAATAGGCGCCAGTTGGGCTAGAATAGTATTTAGGCATATAATGCCCAACTGTATAGCCCCTTATTTAATTATTGCTACAGGTTCATTGGCAGCTGCAATATTGTCGGAAGCATCTTTGAGCTTTTTAGGAGTTGGTGTTCCACCTCCAGATCCTTCTTGGGGGCGAATGTTGGCGGGACAGGGTAGGCATTATTTAACTGTTTATCCTTGGTTATCATTTGTTCCAGGATTAGTAATGACAGTAGTTGTTCTGGCATTTAATATGTTTGGTGATGCTTTAAGAGATATTTTAGATCCACGACTCAGAGGATCTGAGAGACGATAATAGATAATCACTTTTATAGCTAATGTTTGAAAAATGGAGTTGATATGGAAGTCAAAGTTTTTTTTAGACAGGGTTGATTTACTTGCGGTAGGACGAAAGAGTATCTTTCGCAAAACAATATTGATTACATTCCTATGGATGTGGCAAAAGATCCACAAGCTTTAAAAGAATTAGACGATTTGGGGTTAAAGGTTATACCTGTTACAACTATTACTTTAGCTCCTGGTACTAAATCTTTTGGAGATAAAGTAATAATAGGATTTGATCGCGCTTCTTTATCTGAAGCTTTAAATTTAGGAGAAGTAAGTATAACTGATTCTGATGCTGAGTGGATGTTAGGCAAATTCATGAAAGTACTATCTGCGGCTAGAAGAGCAACATTGCAAATTCCAGACGATTCTATTGATTGGGTTTCTCCTGAACGTGATAGAACACTTAGACAATTCACCTTTCACCTTTTTGATAGACCTTATATGATGATTTCTGCATATGAACAAGGTGAATATAAAGCAGAGGACCGTCAAAGGTATATAACTGATGCTTTAAAGACTCAAGATGTACGATCTATAGTTGAATTTGGGGAGTCGGTAATTAATAGAATTGAGAAATTTTTCGAAAATATTCAATTAGAAGTCCTTAAAACTCCAGTAAAAACTTACATGGGAACTATGCCTTTAAATCAGTTAATGGATTTGGGGTTAGGGCACTCTGTACATCACTTGAAACAATTATATTTTTACATGAGCAAACTCGATATCGTACCTGACAACCCACTTACCGAAGAAGACTTTGATGGAATTTCAGTTCCTTCCGAGTTATTCTAAGTTCAAATTTTTCTTTATCGATTGTGCTAACAATGGATATTTACAGATAAATCCTGTTTGAAATAGTTTAGAAGGGTTTATTTTTCGGCTATATAGAACCTCTGCAGACACTCCTCCTAAAATTATTTTTATGGCTAATTTGTATAAGTTACCTAAAAAAGGAATCCAGGTAGTATTCGGTCTATGTAAATGTTTAGAAAGAGTACTCACAAATTCTTTTTGTCTTACAGGATTTTGAGTGGTTACATTAAATGTACCAGTGTGTTTATTTTCTATGAAGAAAGCAATGCAATTGTATATATCTTCAATATCCATCCAAGACCACCACTGGTTACCGGTTCCAAATTTTCCTAAAACACCAAATCGAGAAGGCAAGAGCAATCTTTTTAACCCGCCACCATCCTTTCCTAAAACAATACCAGCTCTAAGGATTACGTTTCGAATATTATTAGGCAAATTTTCAGTAATTGAATTTTCTGACTCTAATACAAGATCAGCTAACCATTCATTACTAATTTCAGAATTTTCATCTAGCTCCTTTTCTCCTGAATCAGGATAGCAACCAATGCCACTGATCATACCTATAAATGTATTGATTTTATGATCAGACAGAGATAGAGAGTTAATTAAATTGCGAGTTCCTAAAACTCTACTCTCGTATATTTTATTTTTTTTGGACTTAGTCCATCGTCCAATTATCGGGGGCCCGACCAAAGGTTCTCCAGCTAAGTGAATAAGAATTTCTGAGCTTTCTAAACCTTTCAATTCAAATTCGGGATCTTTTGGGTTCCAGGGAATGTAATCAACCTTAGGTATTGGGTTTTTAATATGATTTGGATTTCTTGTAAGAATTACAACTTGATGATTATTTTCGACGAATTTAGTAGTTAAAAAATTTCCTATGAATCCTGTTCCGCCTGTTAATGCAATATGCATATTCATCCCCTAATCTTTACAGAAAAAGTGATTTAATGTAGATTATAAATCACTAATGTTTAATTATATGTTATAATAATTCTACATTGTATTGGATAATTTAATCAAGCTGAATGTCTGAGGTGCATGTGACATCCCTATCAAATAGTGTCAAAAATAATGAATATAATTTGTCTCGCTATATTACCCTAGCTGTTGAAGGTGAGATTGATCAGGTAAGCGAACTTGTTGATTCTTATATTAATGATGGCAAAAGTGTTAAAGACGTTTTGTTGAAGATGTTTATGCCTTCATTAGTTAATATTGGTGATTTATGGAAGAAAGGGTTGTTAAATATAGCAGAGGAGCATTTAGCTGTAACTGTTACCCTCTCTCAAATTGAGAGATTAACACAATCGCTAGTTCCAAATGGAGAAATTATTGGAACTGCTGCTATATGCACGCCAGTTGGGGAGAAACATTTTATAGGTCCTAAGGTTGTTTCTGAATTAATGAGACTTTCAGGTTGGAATGTGCACTTTCTGGGTACAGAAATGCCCCCAGAGGATCTCATACAATTTCTTGGAGAAAAAGAAATTGATTTATTAGTATTATCAATAACTTTGGAAGAAAACCTACCTGCTGTTTTAGAAATAGTCAAAGCGGTAAAATCAATGGATAAATCTGTAGTAACTATGCTTGGTGGCTCCGGAGTTGATAATATAGATGAAAACTTAATAAGCGATGTGGATATAATATCATCTGATGTTTCAAGCGCTATAATCGAAGCTTCACGCTTGGTTTCATCAACTACTTTAAACGGTAATTTAGAAGACTATCTTTCTTTTATTGGTGAGAAAGTCAAAAGAACGAGAATATTAAAGGGCTGGAATCAGCAAAAACTTGCTGACGAATCTGGTCTCGACAGAACTTATATAAGTTCTGTCGAAAATGGGAAACAAAATCTAACATTAGGTGTGCTTTTGCGAATTGGCAATGCATTTGGTATAGATATACAAACGTTAATAAATCGTGAATAAGATTGTTATAATTTAAAGTTAATTTTTAGTGAAATTAGAAATGAGGATTTGTAGTGTCTAATAATGAAATAATTGTTGCTAACAATGTCTACAAAACTTATCAATCCAAAGATGTAAAAGTCGAGGCGCTTAAAGGTGTTTCGTTATCCGTTAATCAAGGTGAAATCGTTACCATTATGGGGCCTAGTGGTTGTGGCAAAACTACATTGTTAAATTGTCTTTCTGGACTTGATGAAATAGATTCAGGAGAAATTATCATAAGAGACTCAGATATAACTCAGATGTCGGATAACCAGCTGACAAATTTCAGGGGCAAAAATATGGGGTTTGTATTTCAAGCATATAATTTATTACCAGTGTTAACTGCGCGTGAAAATGTCGAATTACCTTTAGTATTAGCTGGCACTTCACAGAGTAAGTCCAAAAATATAGCCGAAGATCGCCTTGATTTAGTTGGACTTGCCGATCGATATACTCATTTACCTACTGAATTATCTGGAGGAGAACAACAAAGAGTTGCAATAGCTAGGGCATTTGCAAACGATCCTGCCATCATATGGGCTGATGAATTGACAGGTAATTTAGATTCTAAGACACAAGATGAAGTAATAGATTTAATAAGAAAAATGAACAAAGAAAACAATCAGACTTTTATTATTGTTACTCACTCTGATGAGGTTGGTTCTATTGGCCATAGAACTATACGTATGAGAGATGGATTAATTGAAGATGATGGAAAATAGAGACTTATAAATGGAAGAGTTATTTGGCGTAGATATAGACATATTAGCTGGTGTATCAACTAGTATAATGATAGTAGCTGTATTAATAGTTGCTGTGCTGGGATTCAGGAATAAGTTACTAGTAAAAATGGCAATTAGGAATATTCCACGTAGACCAGCTCAATCAGTAGTTATCATGTTTGGTCTAACTTTAAGTACAGCAATAATTTGTGCGGCTTTAAGTATAGGTGATACCGTTACAACTTCAATTCGGTACGCTGTTCTTCAAGGGTTGGGTAATTCAGATATATACATAACTTCAACGCAATCATCTGTTTTTGGGGACAATTACCTTGATAAAGAAGATTTCAATACAATCAAGTCTAAGACAATTCAATACGATGAAATTGATGGTTTTGCCCCATTTATTCGCGAAGATTTTTCTGTATATCTTCCTGCAACAGAAAAAACAAATTCACAAACATTAATTCTTGGACTGGATAAAGAATACTTAAGTGGATTTGGGGATATTAATCTACCTGATGGAAACACTTATTCTCTAGCTCAATTAGGTGAAGGAGAAGTTGTCATATCTGGTGCTCTTTCCTCAAAAATAGATGCTGAAGTTGGTGACATATTAAATATAGTAACACCTACAGGTAAATATCCTTTTGTGATAACTGTAGTTGCTGCAAGAGGAAATCTTGCTGCATCTGATCCAAGAGTCCTTATGAACATATCAGAGCTCCAAACAATACTCAATAGACCCGATCAATTTAATAATATCGCAATTTCTACGACTGGTACTCAAGACGAGGGTATTCAAAGATCAAAGGAATTGAGTGAAAAATTGTATTTAGCTTTTTCAAATAAAGAGATGGCTGCTGATATATTTAATATTCTTTCAACAACTGAAGTAACTGACTCTCTGAGCAAATATATTTTGGATAATGAAAATTTACCTCAGAATATAAAAGATGATATTGATAGTTTAACTACGGAACTAGATTCAGGCACAATGAGTGATGAATTTATAAAATTAATGGGGGATCAAACAAATCGTGGGGTAGTTTTAGGTGCGTTAGAAGATGCAAAACTAACTAATGAAATACAGTCTGTTGGGCCATTATTATACACATTTCAAGATTATAATGTAGATCCTATTAAATATAGATTAAATGAATTAGCTAATACAGTCGGAACATCTATAACTACATTTTTTAGTATTTTTGGAACGTATTCTATAACAGTAGGTTTATTATTAATATTTTTAGTGTTTATTTTACTTGCAGCTTCGAGAAGCACAGAGATGGGAATATCCCGGGCTATAGGTATGAAGAGAACTCATCTCACTCAGATGTTTACTTTTGAAGGAACAGCATATGCTTTAGCTGCAGCATCTCTTGGTACACTTATCGGGGTTCTAGCTAGTTATTCTTTAGTATCGATTGGATTATCCGCCCTTAGTAGTGAGGATGACGGATTTGTGATCAAATATTCCTTAAATATAAGAGCATTAGCCTTAGCATTTTCATCTGGAATGTTATTAACATTTATAACTGTTGTGATTTCCTCTTATCGTGTCAGTAAGCTCAACATTGTAGTAGCTATTAGGAACTTACCTGAACAGTTTGCAAAAGATAAGCAAATATCAACCAAAACCTTATTCTTGAGTTCAATTAAATGGTTACTAGGACCAATATATCTTGCACTTATTATGCTTCGTGACAGAAGAGTACTTACAATGACTAATGTCATCTTAGGTTTGATTTGGATTGGATTAATCTCTTCGGTTGTAGCTCCTGTTTTACAAGATACAACTGTGGCAGCTCAAGCAGTACAAAGTGGAATTTTTTTATGGTTATTGGTTACATTATGGAAATTACTCACTATTATATTGAGATTCTTTAAAACCGGTTGGCCACTGTTAATTTTAGGTCCAATTGTACTGTTCACAGTTTTTGGATTAGAAAATGCACCCGTGTACAAGGATGCTGCATTATTCGGTTCAGGAATTAGCTTAACATTATTAGGTATAGGACTAACCATAAGATGGATGTTAAATTACACATCTTTACTTCCTAGAGTTATAGACAGGTTATCAGCAAGTATCACAGGTTTAACCTTGGCAATCTTCTGGGGTATGCCTTTCGATACACTGGAGAGTATAACTGGGAAACTGGAAGATTCTCCACTTACATTTGTATTGCCTGGTCTTTGGTTGGTGGTTTCAGTTATGACAGTTATCATGTACAACGCTGAAATTATAGTCTGGGTAGGCAACAAAACATTTGGAGTTATCAGTAGTTTTAAAGCAGTATTTAAGATTTCTGTTGCTTATCCTATGGCATCTCGTTTTCGTACTGGTCTAACAGTTACTATGTTTGCATTAGTAATTTTTACCTTAGTAATATTCGCTACCTTAAATAACCTTGGAAATGAGATACAAGATAATCCAGAAAGAGTTAGTGGCGGATATGAGATCAGGGCAAATATTAATAGAGAAACTCCTATTGAAAATGTTTATACCACGATAAACAATTCTGATATAGTTGTGTCTTCAGATTTCGAAGTTATAGCAAGTCAAACAAACTTTAGAGCGCAAGCTCGCCAAGAAGGTACAGATAATTCTAGATTTAAAAATGCTTCTATAAAAGCTCTTGATAATCCCTATTTGGAAACAAATCTATTGCAAATTACTCACTATGATCCAGCCTATGGTACTGATTCTAGAGCAATTTGGAATGCTTTAGCTAATGATTCAACTCTAGCTTTGATACGTGGCGATGCTTTATCAACAGCGAATCAAGGTGGCCCAGGTGCTCAATCTTCAGACGCTTTTAGATTAGATGGTGTAGAAGCTGCTGAACAAGGAGAAATGACTAGTCAATTTATTGAATTACAATTACCTTTGGGCCAAGGTGTTTATGGAGATGTCGTCAAACGAAGAGTTATAGGAGTAGTAGATCCAATAGCTGGTGGATTAGATGGATTTGAGGGACAAGGTAGTTCAACTATTTATACCAATACCAAAATAGTGCAAGACATTTCACCAATTGATATCACGCCAAATGTTTATCGATTTAAATTAACTGATCCTTCTCAAGATGAGGAAATAGCAAGAAAACTCGAAACTGTTTTCTTAGAAAATTCTATGCAAGCGACAGCAATTGTTACCCAACTTGCCGAGCAACGAGAACAGGATGATGCGTTTAATCTTCTATTTCAAGGCTTTCAAGGCTTAGGTCTAATAGTAGGAGTAGCAGCTTTAGGTGTTATATCTTTTAGGGCAGTGGTTGAACGACGAAGAGTTATTGGAATGATGAAAGCAATGGGCTATTCACGCAAAATGATACAATATCAATTTCTACTCGAATCAGCGGTTATAGCGATACTAGGTTCAATCGTAGGAATAGGTTTGGGCACTCTAGTTTCTTGGAATATAGTTCAAGAAATTAGAAAAACCGTAGAAGATTTAACATTTGAAATGCCATGGATTAACCTTATTGGAATTACAACAATTACTGTTTTATTTGCCCTTATTGCAACGTGGGTCCCTGCTAGACAAGCTTCAAAAATCTATCCTGCCGAAGCTCTAACTTATGAATAGTTTATTTTGGTTGGTTTTGTAAGAGGAATTTCTGCAATTTAGGATTTATTATATAGATGCAATAGGGATTCATAGGATTATTTGCAAAGTAATCTTGATGATAATCCTCTCCGGGATAAAATATATCAAGCTCTGATATTTGGGTTACAATGGGATTTTCAAAAATATTATTTTCTGTCAGCATTTTAATTTTATTACTCGCAATATTTTTTTGATTATCATTGTGGTAAAAAATTTCTGATCTATATTGAGTGCCTGTATCAGGGCCTTGTTTGTTCAAAGTAGTAGGGTCATGAATATCAAAAAATATATCTAATATATTTGAATAACTGATCACATTAGGATCATATTCTATTTGTACAACTTCAGCATGTCCTGTATTTCCACTACAAACTTCTTCATAAGTGGGATTTACAGTTTCCCCTCCAGCATAACCAGATATTATCTTATTGATACCTTGGACTCTAAGGTAAATCGTTTCTAAACACCAAAAACATCCTCCACCGAGTGTTGCTATTTCAGTTTGTGCGTTATTTTTTTGTCCCACCATGATTGAATCCTTTGAATCGTGTAAGTATTTTTTGTAGTATAATGAAGTAGTTAGGTGCTTGCAATAAATTAATAAGGCTGATTTATGACGCTCAATAAAAACCAGTATGAAGTTGTCATTATTGGAGGCGGAATTGTTGGATGTGCTACATCCTATTTTTTAGCTAAACAAGGTGTACGTTCGTTAATTTTAGAAAAAGATACAGTAGCAGGTCATGCATCGGGATTTGCTTTAGGAGGACTAAATCCTTTAGGAGGGTTTGGGATACCAGGACTGCTTAGTGAATTCAGTTTAAAATCCTTTGATCTTCACACTGATATATATCAAGAATTGTTTGAAAATACCGGAATAGATACCGAGTATGATACTCATTTACATATTACCTTAGCTATGTCTGACCAAGAGTCAGATGCAATTAAAAATAAATTAAAATGGCAACAAACAGTTAATAAATTTAACGTTGAATGGAAATCAAAAGACGATATATTAGCTATTGAGCCTAGAATTTCTCCAAATATAATTGGTGGTTCCATAATACAAAATGTTGCAACTGTTGATCCATATAAAAATACATTAGCTTTTTTAATGGGTGCAGAAAAACTAGGTTCGCAAATAAAATATACAGAAGTTATATCAGTAAATTTAGAAAAAGAAGGTTACTATAGAATAAAAACCAAGTCAGATAATCTCATTGCCGAAAAAGTTGTTTTTGCTATGGGGCCTTGGACTCAATTCACAAAAGAATGGACTGGGATAGATCTACCTGTAGAACCATTACGTGGACAAATATTAAAAATGAAAATTGATGGTCCACCACTTACATACGTTTCTTGGGGAT from SAR202 cluster bacterium encodes:
- a CDS encoding ABC transporter permease, which produces MRGYIIKRLLLGIPTILGAMLLIFTIMRVIPGDVAVLIAVGGSEGEEVVAEEKVEKIRVQLGLDRPVYEQFGEWVWQVATWDLGDSFILRQPVTEMLARKLPMTLQLGLMALLLSWIIAIPIGILSAVKQDTPLDYIPRFISIIGLAIPNFWLGILILTFAAAWFNWFPPIIYQTPWDDPVVNMTQLFFPCLVLGASQAAIQVRMMRTTMLEVLREDYIRTANAKGLKKISVLWRHAMKNALIPVVTISGSQLANLIGGALVTETVFNLPGIGAATVDAVRLRDYPVIQNFVLIITTGHVVVNLFIDLLYGWLNPRIRYS
- a CDS encoding ABC transporter permease, producing MSINAKTSEQEIGIEFKVSKFKLWRQGFIRFCKNKPFGAVGGFIVFAVVVIAGISYIEELINDWFIDPSKGEEYFKIISLHDPLYMNIFQKFDAPSWKYWLGTDEFGRDLLSMTIAGSQISVYVGFVSVVIGTGIGAFWGLISAYLGGWFDLISQRFVDIMQSIPTLAFALVIIASFGSSLNNVVLAISIGLIGGSVRVVRAQALSIRNTTYIESAYSIGASWARIVFRHIMPNCIAPYLIIATGSLAAAILSEASLSFLGVGVPPPDPSWGRMLAGQGRHYLTVYPWLSFVPGLVMTVVVLAFNMFGDALRDILDPRLRGSERR
- a CDS encoding FtsX-like permease family protein — its product is MEELFGVDIDILAGVSTSIMIVAVLIVAVLGFRNKLLVKMAIRNIPRRPAQSVVIMFGLTLSTAIICAALSIGDTVTTSIRYAVLQGLGNSDIYITSTQSSVFGDNYLDKEDFNTIKSKTIQYDEIDGFAPFIREDFSVYLPATEKTNSQTLILGLDKEYLSGFGDINLPDGNTYSLAQLGEGEVVISGALSSKIDAEVGDILNIVTPTGKYPFVITVVAARGNLAASDPRVLMNISELQTILNRPDQFNNIAISTTGTQDEGIQRSKELSEKLYLAFSNKEMAADIFNILSTTEVTDSLSKYILDNENLPQNIKDDIDSLTTELDSGTMSDEFIKLMGDQTNRGVVLGALEDAKLTNEIQSVGPLLYTFQDYNVDPIKYRLNELANTVGTSITTFFSIFGTYSITVGLLLIFLVFILLAASRSTEMGISRAIGMKRTHLTQMFTFEGTAYALAAASLGTLIGVLASYSLVSIGLSALSSEDDGFVIKYSLNIRALALAFSSGMLLTFITVVISSYRVSKLNIVVAIRNLPEQFAKDKQISTKTLFLSSIKWLLGPIYLALIMLRDRRVLTMTNVILGLIWIGLISSVVAPVLQDTTVAAQAVQSGIFLWLLVTLWKLLTIILRFFKTGWPLLILGPIVLFTVFGLENAPVYKDAALFGSGISLTLLGIGLTIRWMLNYTSLLPRVIDRLSASITGLTLAIFWGMPFDTLESITGKLEDSPLTFVLPGLWLVVSVMTVIMYNAEIIVWVGNKTFGVISSFKAVFKISVAYPMASRFRTGLTVTMFALVIFTLVIFATLNNLGNEIQDNPERVSGGYEIRANINRETPIENVYTTINNSDIVVSSDFEVIASQTNFRAQARQEGTDNSRFKNASIKALDNPYLETNLLQITHYDPAYGTDSRAIWNALANDSTLALIRGDALSTANQGGPGAQSSDAFRLDGVEAAEQGEMTSQFIELQLPLGQGVYGDVVKRRVIGVVDPIAGGLDGFEGQGSSTIYTNTKIVQDISPIDITPNVYRFKLTDPSQDEEIARKLETVFLENSMQATAIVTQLAEQREQDDAFNLLFQGFQGLGLIVGVAALGVISFRAVVERRRVIGMMKAMGYSRKMIQYQFLLESAVIAILGSIVGIGLGTLVSWNIVQEIRKTVEDLTFEMPWINLIGITTITVLFALIATWVPARQASKIYPAEALTYE
- a CDS encoding FAD-dependent oxidoreductase, whose product is MTLNKNQYEVVIIGGGIVGCATSYFLAKQGVRSLILEKDTVAGHASGFALGGLNPLGGFGIPGLLSEFSLKSFDLHTDIYQELFENTGIDTEYDTHLHITLAMSDQESDAIKNKLKWQQTVNKFNVEWKSKDDILAIEPRISPNIIGGSIIQNVATVDPYKNTLAFLMGAEKLGSQIKYTEVISVNLEKEGYYRIKTKSDNLIAEKVVFAMGPWTQFTKEWTGIDLPVEPLRGQILKMKIDGPPLTYVSWGSNYIVTKSDDLIWLGTTEERVGFNEKTTNDARKSMLDSVLSLFPYLLDAQVVGHTACLRPLSLDGLPILGPIKEFENLIVSTGGGRKGILYGPLMGKLTSELITGTNIDIDISMLTPNRVFEYSQESDNDPFRF
- the msrA gene encoding peptide-methionine (S)-S-oxide reductase MsrA, translated to MVGQKNNAQTEIATLGGGCFWCLETIYLRVQGINKIISGYAGGETVNPTYEEVCSGNTGHAEVVQIEYDPNVISYSNILDIFFDIHDPTTLNKQGPDTGTQYRSEIFYHNDNQKNIASNKIKMLTENNIFENPIVTQISELDIFYPGEDYHQDYFANNPMNPYCIYIINPKLQKFLLQNQPK
- a CDS encoding helix-turn-helix domain-containing protein — its product is MSEVHVTSLSNSVKNNEYNLSRYITLAVEGEIDQVSELVDSYINDGKSVKDVLLKMFMPSLVNIGDLWKKGLLNIAEEHLAVTVTLSQIERLTQSLVPNGEIIGTAAICTPVGEKHFIGPKVVSELMRLSGWNVHFLGTEMPPEDLIQFLGEKEIDLLVLSITLEENLPAVLEIVKAVKSMDKSVVTMLGGSGVDNIDENLISDVDIISSDVSSAIIEASRLVSSTTLNGNLEDYLSFIGEKVKRTRILKGWNQQKLADESGLDRTYISSVENGKQNLTLGVLLRIGNAFGIDIQTLINRE
- a CDS encoding TIGR01777 family protein is translated as MNMHIALTGGTGFIGNFLTTKFVENNHQVVILTRNPNHIKNPIPKVDYIPWNPKDPEFELKGLESSEILIHLAGEPLVGPPIIGRWTKSKKNKIYESRVLGTRNLINSLSLSDHKINTFIGMISGIGCYPDSGEKELDENSEISNEWLADLVLESENSITENLPNNIRNVILRAGIVLGKDGGGLKRLLLPSRFGVLGKFGTGNQWWSWMDIEDIYNCIAFFIENKHTGTFNVTTQNPVRQKEFVSTLSKHLHRPNTTWIPFLGNLYKLAIKIILGGVSAEVLYSRKINPSKLFQTGFICKYPLLAQSIKKNLNLE
- a CDS encoding ABC transporter ATP-binding protein, whose product is MSNNEIIVANNVYKTYQSKDVKVEALKGVSLSVNQGEIVTIMGPSGCGKTTLLNCLSGLDEIDSGEIIIRDSDITQMSDNQLTNFRGKNMGFVFQAYNLLPVLTARENVELPLVLAGTSQSKSKNIAEDRLDLVGLADRYTHLPTELSGGEQQRVAIARAFANDPAIIWADELTGNLDSKTQDEVIDLIRKMNKENNQTFIIVTHSDEVGSIGHRTIRMRDGLIEDDGK
- a CDS encoding isocitrate lyase/PEP mutase family protein; translation: MNDTEKRLKFREIMKREQITRPASIHDSISANIADHYQFELGMFAGSIASATVLGAPDYILLTMDEFADQIRKITRYSKLAVLADADHGYGNAMNISRTTEELENAGISAFTIEDTQLPLPYDASNSNKLIDSNEMVGKIKAALSTRQDSTMSIIARTSAINFVGIDEAIKRVKKYSQLGIDGIFLTGVDSVDTLAAISSVTNQPLILGSAPSFEKVSEEDLAKKYNVRIILAGHAHFYAAMKSLYDSYGKQANGQYTEIEVLDQDKIDLFTRKQYYDTITKELM
- a CDS encoding DinB family protein, which translates into the protein MAKDPQALKELDDLGLKVIPVTTITLAPGTKSFGDKVIIGFDRASLSEALNLGEVSITDSDAEWMLGKFMKVLSAARRATLQIPDDSIDWVSPERDRTLRQFTFHLFDRPYMMISAYEQGEYKAEDRQRYITDALKTQDVRSIVEFGESVINRIEKFFENIQLEVLKTPVKTYMGTMPLNQLMDLGLGHSVHHLKQLYFYMSKLDIVPDNPLTEEDFDGISVPSELF